The Rhodopseudomonas palustris genome window below encodes:
- a CDS encoding enoyl-CoA hydratase, with amino-acid sequence MSTFEFIIVERQNAVGIIKLNRPKMLNALSFGVFREIGAAVEDLEADDAIGCILITGSEKAFAAGADIKEMQPKGFIDMFNEDFTSIGGDRLARCRKPTVAAVAGYALGGGCELAMMCDIIIAADTAKFGQPEITLGTIPGIGGTQRLTRAIGKYKAMDLCLTGRMMDAQEAERSGLVSRIVPADKLMEEALGAAEKIATMSRPTAAMAKSAVNRALETTLAEGLAIERDLFRSTFALEDRAEGMAAFIEKRKPNNQNR; translated from the coding sequence ATGAGCACATTCGAATTCATCATCGTCGAGCGTCAGAACGCGGTCGGCATCATCAAGCTCAACCGCCCGAAGATGCTGAATGCGTTGTCGTTCGGCGTGTTCCGCGAGATTGGCGCGGCGGTCGAGGATCTCGAGGCCGACGATGCGATCGGATGCATCCTGATCACCGGCAGCGAGAAAGCGTTCGCCGCCGGCGCCGACATCAAGGAGATGCAGCCGAAGGGCTTCATCGACATGTTCAACGAGGACTTCACCTCGATCGGCGGTGACCGGCTGGCGCGCTGCCGCAAGCCGACCGTCGCAGCGGTCGCGGGCTACGCGCTCGGCGGCGGCTGCGAATTGGCGATGATGTGCGACATCATTATCGCCGCCGACACCGCCAAGTTCGGTCAGCCGGAAATCACCCTGGGCACCATTCCGGGCATCGGCGGCACCCAGCGTCTCACCCGCGCCATCGGCAAGTACAAGGCAATGGATCTGTGCCTCACCGGACGGATGATGGACGCGCAGGAAGCCGAACGCTCGGGCCTGGTCAGCCGCATCGTGCCCGCCGACAAACTGATGGAAGAAGCGCTCGGCGCCGCCGAGAAGATTGCCACGATGTCGCGCCCCACCGCAGCGATGGCCAAGAGCGCGGTGAACCGTGCGCTGGAAACCACACTCGCCGAAGGTCTCGCGATCGAGCGCGACCTGTTCCGGTCGACCTTCGCGCTGGAAGACCGCGCCGAGGGCATGGCGGCGTTCATCGAAAAGCGCAAGCCGAACAACCAGAACCGCTGA
- a CDS encoding ASCH domain-containing protein codes for MTLSGHSTFGMFCSVFAMPRARRIVDITQIRKHSFEMEWQNLETFSFGDSPDLANRLVELVLSGTKRATCWAESQGLLSAEVGKLMVVLDGQGVPKAVLKTIELTKRRFDEVDGAFAFDEGEGDRSLQYWREAHTRYFMRLGRYAPDMMLWCERFELVERIGSTPS; via the coding sequence ATGACCCTAAGCGGCCATTCGACGTTCGGCATGTTTTGCAGCGTTTTCGCAATGCCTCGGGCACGTCGCATCGTTGACATCACTCAAATCCGCAAGCACTCTTTTGAAATGGAATGGCAAAACTTGGAGACATTTTCATTCGGCGATAGTCCCGACTTGGCGAACAGGCTTGTTGAGCTTGTTCTCTCGGGAACAAAGCGTGCGACCTGCTGGGCCGAAAGTCAGGGCCTGCTTTCTGCGGAGGTCGGTAAATTGATGGTCGTCCTAGACGGGCAAGGCGTTCCGAAGGCCGTCCTGAAGACAATTGAATTGACGAAACGACGCTTTGACGAAGTCGATGGGGCGTTTGCTTTCGATGAAGGTGAAGGTGACCGTTCTTTGCAATACTGGCGCGAGGCGCACACGCGATACTTCATGCGACTTGGAAGATATGCGCCGGATATGATGCTCTGGTGTGAACGGTTTGAGCTTGTCGAACGCATTGGCTCGACTCCGTCCTGA
- a CDS encoding TolC family outer membrane protein, with protein sequence MVWWTRLVGSAYRAHRSALTLGVATAIGVASAGPVSAEGLSDALVKAYQSNPQLTAERARQRATDENVPQALAGYRPQLLATLGAGLQQVRNLLPTNTYQGDTLRPWTIGVTVTQTLFNGFRTANSVRVAELQVKSGREALRNVGQGVLLDAVTAYTNVLANQALVAAQKANVDFLSQTLDITKKRLNAGDVTPTDTAQAEARLNRGRADLNAAEVNLAISQATYAAVIGSPPGTLSNATPVDRLLPKSREDAIAQAAKGNPAVLAAGYDVDVATTTIKVAEGALLPTVTLQGSASRASQTDSTLGTYGTDQASVIGQINAPIYDGGTAASQTRQSKELAAQSRSVLDLVRNQTRTATIGAWVSNEGAKIAVSAAESEVRAAEIALQGVSREAQGGQRTTVDVLNSQQDLIQAKARLIGAQRDRVVASYTLLSAIGRLDVQNLGLNTPDYLPDVHYQQVRDAWHGLRTPSGQ encoded by the coding sequence ATGGTTTGGTGGACGAGACTCGTTGGCAGCGCGTATCGCGCTCATCGCTCGGCGTTGACCCTGGGGGTCGCGACGGCGATCGGCGTCGCATCGGCCGGACCGGTATCGGCCGAAGGACTATCCGACGCGCTGGTTAAGGCTTACCAGTCCAACCCGCAACTCACTGCCGAACGCGCCCGTCAGCGCGCGACTGACGAGAACGTGCCGCAAGCGCTCGCCGGCTATCGGCCGCAGCTTCTGGCCACACTGGGCGCCGGGCTGCAGCAGGTGCGCAACCTGCTCCCCACCAATACTTACCAGGGCGACACGCTGCGACCATGGACGATCGGCGTCACCGTCACGCAGACGCTGTTTAATGGCTTCCGCACCGCCAACAGCGTGCGGGTCGCCGAGCTGCAGGTGAAGTCGGGCCGCGAGGCGCTGCGCAACGTCGGCCAGGGCGTGCTGCTCGACGCGGTGACGGCCTACACCAACGTGCTCGCCAACCAGGCCTTGGTGGCGGCGCAGAAGGCCAACGTCGATTTCCTCAGCCAGACGCTCGATATCACCAAGAAGCGCCTGAACGCGGGCGACGTCACCCCGACCGACACCGCGCAGGCCGAAGCGCGCCTCAACCGCGGACGCGCCGACCTCAACGCGGCGGAAGTGAACCTCGCGATCAGCCAGGCCACCTACGCGGCGGTGATCGGCAGTCCGCCGGGCACGCTGAGCAATGCCACGCCGGTCGACCGGCTGCTGCCGAAGAGCCGCGAAGACGCGATCGCGCAGGCGGCGAAGGGCAATCCCGCAGTGCTGGCCGCGGGCTACGATGTCGACGTCGCCACCACCACCATCAAGGTTGCCGAAGGCGCCCTGCTGCCGACTGTGACGTTGCAGGGCAGCGCCAGCCGCGCCAGCCAGACCGACTCCACGCTCGGCACCTACGGCACCGACCAGGCCTCGGTGATCGGCCAGATCAACGCCCCGATCTATGACGGCGGCACTGCCGCGTCGCAGACCCGGCAATCGAAGGAACTGGCGGCGCAGAGCCGCTCGGTGCTCGACCTGGTGCGCAACCAGACCCGCACTGCGACGATCGGCGCCTGGGTGTCGAACGAAGGCGCCAAGATCGCCGTGAGCGCCGCGGAATCCGAAGTGCGCGCTGCCGAAATCGCACTGCAGGGTGTCAGCCGCGAAGCCCAGGGCGGCCAGCGCACCACCGTCGACGTGCTGAACTCGCAGCAGGATCTGATCCAGGCCAAAGCCCGCCTGATCGGCGCGCAGCGCGACCGCGTGGTGGCGTCCTATACGCTGCTCAGCGCCATCGGCCGCCTCGACGTCCAGAACCTCGGCCTGAACACCCCGGACTATCTGCCCGACGTGCACTACCAGCAGGTCCGCGACGCCTGGCACGGCCTGCGTACCCCGTCAGGACAGTAA
- a CDS encoding efflux RND transporter permease subunit, whose protein sequence is MGRLVELAVNRRFLMLALFLLVLAGGVAAFEHLNIEAYPDPTPPMVDIVTQSPGLSAEEIERYITIPIETQVAGIKNLKTIRTISLYGLSDVKLQFSFDYTYQEALQQVLNRLSQLPPLPGNVQPGISPLSPIGEIFRYRLVGPPGYSVLDLKTLQDWVLQRRFRAIPGVIDVTGWGGKTKTYEVQVDFNKLIAYGLTLPQVLQAVSNSNINVGGNTVDIGAQSAVVRGVGLIRSLDDLANTMVASNNGNPVLVKDVAKVNVAEKPRLGIAGINNDDDIVQGIVLMRRGEQSSPTIARVEQAVTKINASGLLPPGVRIERIYDRKDLIDTTTHTVLHNMVVGILLIVLLQWIFLGDLRSALIVGATIPFALFFAVIILVLRGESANLLSVGAIDFGLIVDATVIMVEAIFRRLSHTTVLSPEERSQISADTIMGMKKHAIRSAAADVSRSIFFAAAIIIAAFLPLFTLSGVEGNIFGPMARTYAYALAGGLLATFTVTPALSAIILPHHVQETETWLMRMLHKVYTPWLGWAVKNRPVVMAGAAGLVLTTLIATSFLGLEFLPKLEEGNLWIRATLPPTISLTEGNGYVNDMRKLIASFPEVESVVSQHGRPDDGTDAAGFFNAEFFAPLKPASQWPGSHDKDELTARMLKQLQAKFPGVEFNFSQYLQDNVSEAVSGVKGENSIKLYGNDLQALTDTANKIKAVLSTVQGVQDLAVFTSLGQPTIQIDVNRARAARYGLTPGDINATIKVAIGGDTAGDLYEPGSDRHFPIIVRLAPEYRKSAEAIHNLRIGVQGPNGITQIPLSELADIQLVSGAAYIYREDQERYLPIKFSVRERDLGSAIREAQDKVNAQVQLPPGSRMEWVGEFGNLQDAIKRLSIVVPISLALIGALLFFNFGSLTDTLLAMSVIPMAIFGGVMGLLVSGIPFSVSAAIGFIALFGIAVMDGIIILSQYNQLIDQGLDRLRAVVRTGELQLRPVLMTCVIAGGGLLPAAMSTGIGSQVQKPLAIVVVTGMMLAPGVILITLPVLISYFSRRRAN, encoded by the coding sequence ATGGGTCGCCTCGTCGAACTCGCGGTCAACCGCCGTTTCCTGATGCTCGCGCTGTTCTTGCTGGTGCTGGCGGGCGGTGTCGCCGCGTTCGAACATCTCAATATCGAAGCCTATCCCGATCCGACGCCGCCGATGGTCGACATCGTCACCCAGAGCCCCGGGCTCTCGGCGGAGGAGATCGAGCGCTACATTACGATTCCGATCGAGACCCAGGTCGCCGGCATCAAGAACCTGAAGACGATCCGAACAATCTCGCTGTACGGCCTGTCCGACGTCAAACTGCAGTTCTCGTTCGACTACACATATCAGGAGGCGCTGCAGCAGGTCCTCAACCGGCTGTCACAGCTGCCGCCGTTGCCGGGCAACGTCCAGCCCGGTATCTCGCCGCTCAGCCCGATCGGCGAGATCTTCCGCTATCGGCTGGTCGGGCCGCCCGGCTACAGCGTGCTCGATCTGAAGACGCTGCAGGACTGGGTGCTGCAGCGCCGCTTCCGGGCGATCCCGGGCGTGATCGACGTCACCGGCTGGGGCGGCAAGACCAAGACCTACGAGGTCCAGGTCGATTTCAATAAGCTGATCGCCTACGGCCTGACGCTGCCGCAGGTGCTGCAGGCGGTCTCCAACTCCAACATCAATGTCGGCGGCAACACCGTCGACATCGGCGCGCAATCCGCGGTGGTGCGTGGCGTCGGCCTGATCCGTTCGCTCGACGATCTCGCCAATACGATGGTGGCGTCGAACAACGGCAATCCGGTGCTGGTCAAGGACGTCGCCAAGGTCAACGTCGCCGAGAAGCCGCGACTCGGCATCGCCGGCATCAACAACGATGACGACATCGTCCAGGGCATCGTGCTGATGCGGCGCGGCGAGCAGAGCTCGCCGACGATCGCGCGGGTGGAGCAGGCGGTCACCAAGATCAACGCCTCGGGCCTGCTGCCGCCCGGCGTGCGGATCGAGCGGATCTACGACCGCAAGGATCTGATCGACACCACCACCCACACCGTGCTGCACAACATGGTGGTCGGCATCCTGCTGATCGTTCTGCTGCAGTGGATCTTCCTCGGCGACCTGCGCAGCGCGCTGATCGTCGGCGCGACGATTCCGTTCGCGCTGTTCTTTGCGGTGATCATCCTGGTGTTACGCGGGGAGTCCGCCAACCTGCTGTCGGTTGGCGCGATCGACTTCGGGTTGATCGTCGACGCCACCGTGATCATGGTCGAGGCGATCTTCAGGCGACTCTCGCACACCACCGTGCTGTCGCCCGAGGAGCGCAGCCAGATCTCCGCCGACACCATCATGGGGATGAAGAAGCACGCGATCCGCTCCGCCGCCGCGGACGTGTCGCGCTCGATCTTCTTCGCCGCGGCGATCATCATCGCGGCGTTCCTGCCGCTGTTCACGCTGTCCGGCGTCGAAGGCAACATCTTCGGCCCGATGGCTCGCACTTACGCCTACGCGCTCGCCGGCGGCCTGCTGGCGACCTTCACGGTGACGCCGGCGCTCAGCGCCATCATCCTGCCGCACCACGTCCAGGAGACCGAGACTTGGCTGATGCGGATGCTGCACAAGGTCTACACCCCGTGGCTCGGCTGGGCGGTGAAGAACCGGCCTGTGGTGATGGCCGGCGCGGCGGGCCTGGTGCTGACCACCCTGATCGCCACAAGCTTCCTGGGGCTCGAATTTCTGCCGAAGCTGGAAGAGGGCAACCTCTGGATCCGCGCGACGCTGCCGCCGACGATTTCGCTCACCGAGGGCAACGGCTACGTCAACGACATGCGCAAGCTGATCGCCAGCTTCCCCGAGGTCGAGTCGGTGGTGTCGCAGCATGGCCGGCCCGACGACGGAACCGACGCCGCCGGCTTCTTCAACGCCGAGTTCTTCGCGCCGCTGAAGCCCGCCTCGCAATGGCCCGGCAGCCACGACAAGGACGAGCTGACCGCGCGGATGCTGAAGCAGCTGCAGGCGAAATTCCCGGGCGTCGAGTTCAACTTCTCGCAGTATCTGCAGGACAACGTCTCCGAAGCCGTGTCCGGCGTGAAGGGCGAGAACTCGATCAAGCTGTACGGCAACGATCTGCAGGCGCTGACCGACACCGCCAACAAGATCAAAGCGGTGCTGTCGACGGTGCAGGGCGTGCAGGACCTCGCGGTGTTCACCTCGCTCGGCCAGCCGACGATCCAGATCGACGTCAACCGGGCTCGCGCCGCGCGCTACGGGCTGACGCCCGGTGACATCAACGCCACTATCAAGGTGGCGATTGGCGGCGACACTGCCGGTGATTTGTACGAGCCGGGCAGCGACCGGCATTTCCCGATCATCGTCCGGCTGGCGCCGGAATATCGCAAGAGCGCCGAGGCGATCCACAATCTGCGGATCGGCGTGCAGGGACCGAACGGCATCACCCAGATCCCGCTCAGCGAGCTCGCCGACATCCAGCTGGTGTCCGGCGCCGCCTACATTTATCGCGAGGATCAGGAGCGCTACCTGCCGATCAAGTTCTCGGTGCGCGAGCGCGATCTCGGCAGCGCGATCCGTGAGGCCCAGGACAAGGTCAACGCCCAGGTTCAGTTGCCGCCGGGCTCGCGGATGGAGTGGGTCGGCGAATTCGGCAATCTGCAGGACGCGATCAAGCGGCTGTCGATTGTGGTCCCGATCAGCCTGGCGCTGATCGGCGCGCTGCTGTTCTTCAATTTCGGCTCGCTCACCGACACGCTGCTGGCGATGAGCGTGATCCCGATGGCGATCTTCGGCGGCGTGATGGGCCTGCTGGTCAGCGGCATCCCGTTCAGCGTGTCGGCCGCGATCGGCTTCATCGCGCTGTTCGGTATTGCGGTGATGGACGGCATCATCATCCTGTCGCAGTACAATCAGTTGATCGACCAGGGGCTCGATCGGCTGCGCGCGGTGGTCCGCACCGGCGAGCTGCAGCTCCGGCCGGTGCTGATGACCTGCGTGATCGCCGGCGGCGGCCTGCTGCCGGCGGCGATGTCGACCGGAATCGGCTCGCAGGTGCAGAAGCCGTTGGCGATCGTAGTGGTCACCGGCATGATGCTGGCGCCGGGGGTGATTCTCATCACCCTCCCGGTTTTGATCTCGTATTTCTCCCGGCGGCGCGCCAACTAA
- a CDS encoding NAD-dependent epimerase/dehydratase family protein, translating to MTQEIVVLGYGPVGRATTELLAAKGVAVRVAQRSRPADLPRGAVFQACDVLEPASVAGAVAGARQIVVAIGFPYVGEVWRTAWPAAMQNLLAAAAAANARMVFVDNLYMYGPQHAPLREDMPLTDAGVKPAVRAAITRLWTAASAAGQVRVAALRAPDFYGPGVGLSHLGDLAFGALAKGKRAMLIATPDTPHDFAYVPDIARAVATLLDAPDDAFSQAWHMPSAPIRTPRQILELGARALGMPARITSLPQWLLPAIGTVSPMLREMSEMRFLWDRPYRVDARKFTSRFWSDVTPFEIGAAATALSFRERAAALAA from the coding sequence ATGACGCAGGAGATCGTCGTTCTCGGCTACGGCCCGGTCGGCCGCGCCACCACCGAACTGCTCGCAGCCAAAGGCGTTGCGGTACGGGTAGCGCAACGATCCCGGCCCGCCGATCTTCCGCGCGGCGCTGTGTTTCAAGCCTGCGACGTGCTCGAACCCGCCTCGGTCGCTGGTGCCGTCGCGGGCGCCAGGCAGATCGTCGTCGCGATCGGCTTTCCCTATGTCGGCGAGGTGTGGCGCACCGCGTGGCCAGCGGCGATGCAAAACCTGCTCGCGGCCGCCGCTGCGGCGAATGCGCGGATGGTGTTCGTCGACAACCTGTATATGTACGGCCCGCAGCACGCGCCGCTGCGCGAGGACATGCCGCTGACCGATGCCGGCGTGAAACCCGCGGTGCGCGCCGCCATCACGCGGCTGTGGACGGCGGCGAGCGCCGCCGGCCAGGTGCGCGTCGCAGCGCTGCGCGCGCCGGACTTCTACGGACCCGGCGTCGGGCTGTCGCACCTCGGCGATCTCGCGTTCGGCGCACTCGCCAAGGGCAAGCGCGCGATGCTGATCGCAACGCCGGATACGCCGCACGACTTCGCCTACGTACCGGATATCGCGCGCGCGGTCGCGACCCTGCTCGACGCCCCGGATGACGCCTTCAGTCAGGCCTGGCACATGCCGAGCGCGCCGATCCGCACCCCGCGGCAGATTCTCGAACTCGGCGCCCGGGCGCTCGGCATGCCCGCGCGGATCACGTCGCTGCCGCAATGGCTGCTGCCGGCGATCGGCACGGTGTCGCCGATGCTGCGGGAGATGAGCGAGATGCGATTCCTGTGGGATCGTCCGTACCGGGTCGATGCGCGGAAATTCACCAGCCGGTTCTGGTCGGACGTCACGCCGTTCGAGATCGGCGCCGCGGCGACCGCGTTGTCGTTCCGCGAACGGGCCGCTGCACTGGCGGCGTGA
- a CDS encoding LysR family transcriptional regulator, with translation MREVNLAGLDLNLLPPLEALLRRRNVTHAAQDVGLSQPAMSRALSRLRILLADPLLVRGHHGLVLTPKAQALVPLLSVAVADLKDLFRERRFDPATEQRTIRIAASDNQTVLLAPPLMARLAREAPGIDLRFEPYRADLRERMESGALDFAFALATTDLPPGAVSMPIADDRLALVMRRGHPKAKRTWRIEDYADVDHVGIALLDDGRSELDGILAAAGVSRRVALVTPHFTAALAAVAATDMVTTISRALARRFAGAFDLIVKPPPFTKIELPMTLVWSHLRHADPLLVWFRGLLREVAGPAYADRRQRAARRPT, from the coding sequence ATGCGCGAAGTGAATTTAGCCGGGCTCGACCTCAATCTGCTGCCGCCGCTCGAGGCGCTGCTGCGCCGGCGCAACGTCACCCACGCGGCGCAGGACGTCGGCCTGAGCCAACCGGCGATGAGCCGCGCACTGTCGCGCTTGCGCATTTTGCTCGCCGATCCGCTGCTGGTCCGCGGTCATCATGGCTTGGTGCTGACGCCGAAGGCGCAAGCCTTGGTGCCGCTCCTGAGCGTCGCCGTCGCCGACCTCAAGGACCTGTTTCGCGAACGCCGGTTCGACCCGGCCACCGAGCAGCGCACCATCCGCATCGCGGCGTCCGACAATCAGACCGTGCTGCTGGCGCCGCCATTGATGGCGCGGCTGGCCCGCGAGGCGCCTGGCATCGATCTGCGCTTCGAGCCCTACCGCGCGGATCTGCGCGAGCGCATGGAGAGCGGCGCGCTGGATTTCGCTTTCGCGCTGGCCACCACCGATTTGCCGCCCGGTGCGGTGAGTATGCCGATCGCCGACGACCGGCTCGCGCTGGTGATGCGGCGCGGCCATCCGAAAGCCAAACGCACCTGGCGGATCGAGGACTACGCCGACGTCGACCACGTCGGCATCGCGCTGCTCGACGACGGTCGCTCGGAGCTCGACGGAATCCTGGCGGCCGCGGGGGTGAGCCGACGGGTCGCGCTGGTTACGCCGCATTTCACCGCGGCGCTGGCGGCCGTCGCCGCGACCGACATGGTGACGACGATCTCCCGCGCGTTGGCGCGCCGCTTTGCCGGCGCCTTCGATCTGATCGTCAAACCGCCGCCGTTCACCAAGATCGAGTTGCCGATGACGCTGGTGTGGTCGCATCTGCGTCATGCCGATCCGTTGCTGGTCTGGTTTCGCGGCCTCTTGCGCGAGGTCGCCGGGCCGGCCTATGCGGATCGTCGTCAACGCGCGGCGCGCCGACCGACTTAG
- a CDS encoding CoA transferase codes for MQSPRDLLADLWTSVGADAAGLERVTLTGDEPQLPSSFRVDAAAQVAIAASGLAAAEIWAMRSGQAQGVSVDIRHAAIECRSERYLRKNDEPPPPAWDPLAGVYQVKGGRYVRLHTNFPHHRDAVCRVLACEPVRDAVQAALLQWEGEAFETAAYAAGGVVALMRSREEWQALPQAAALDALPLVEITKIGEAAPKPWPEGRRPLSGLRVLDLSRVIAGPVAGRTLAAHGADVMLVSSPRLPSIPWLVIDTGRGKLSSFADLTTPEGHAALRELLTEADIFSQGYRPRSLAALGFSPEEAAAINPGIVYVSLSAYGRSGPWAERRGFDSLVQCATGFNHAEGQAAGVAGPKELPMQILDHATGYLMAFGAMIAKARQAREGGSWHVQVSLARTGKWLWEMGRLPHGLATPEIGQEAVGPYLERAQSGFGTLQAVRHSAVLSATSAAWARPAVPLGTDPAAWPARG; via the coding sequence ATGCAATCTCCCCGTGATTTGCTTGCTGATCTCTGGACCTCCGTCGGCGCCGATGCTGCCGGGCTGGAACGCGTGACGCTCACCGGCGACGAGCCGCAATTGCCATCGTCGTTTCGCGTCGACGCCGCGGCGCAGGTGGCGATTGCGGCGAGCGGGCTGGCGGCGGCCGAGATCTGGGCGATGCGCAGCGGGCAGGCGCAGGGCGTCAGCGTCGACATCCGCCACGCCGCGATCGAGTGCCGCTCCGAGCGCTACTTGCGCAAGAACGACGAACCGCCGCCGCCCGCTTGGGATCCGCTCGCCGGCGTTTATCAGGTGAAGGGCGGCCGTTACGTTCGGCTGCACACCAACTTTCCGCACCATCGCGACGCGGTCTGCCGGGTGCTCGCCTGCGAGCCGGTTCGCGACGCGGTGCAGGCCGCGCTGCTGCAGTGGGAGGGCGAAGCGTTCGAGACCGCTGCTTATGCGGCCGGCGGCGTGGTGGCGCTGATGCGATCGCGCGAGGAGTGGCAGGCGCTGCCGCAGGCCGCCGCGCTCGATGCGCTGCCGCTGGTGGAAATCACCAAGATCGGCGAGGCGGCGCCGAAGCCGTGGCCGGAAGGCAGGCGGCCGCTCTCCGGTCTGCGCGTGCTCGATCTGTCGCGGGTGATCGCCGGTCCGGTCGCCGGCCGGACGCTGGCGGCGCATGGCGCCGACGTGATGCTGGTGTCGAGTCCTCGGCTGCCGTCGATCCCCTGGCTGGTGATCGACACCGGCCGCGGCAAGCTGTCGAGCTTCGCCGACCTGACCACGCCGGAGGGCCACGCCGCGCTGCGCGAATTGCTCACCGAAGCGGACATCTTCAGCCAGGGCTATCGTCCGCGCTCGCTCGCAGCGCTCGGCTTCTCGCCTGAGGAAGCGGCCGCGATCAATCCCGGCATCGTTTACGTGTCACTGTCCGCCTATGGACGCTCGGGTCCGTGGGCGGAGCGGCGCGGCTTCGACTCCCTGGTGCAGTGCGCCACCGGTTTCAACCATGCCGAAGGGCAGGCGGCCGGCGTCGCCGGACCGAAGGAATTGCCGATGCAGATCCTCGACCATGCGACCGGCTACCTGATGGCGTTCGGGGCGATGATCGCCAAGGCGCGCCAGGCGCGCGAGGGCGGCAGCTGGCACGTCCAGGTGTCGCTGGCCCGCACCGGCAAATGGCTGTGGGAGATGGGGCGGCTGCCGCACGGTCTCGCCACCCCCGAGATCGGCCAGGAAGCAGTGGGGCCGTATCTCGAACGCGCCCAATCCGGCTTCGGGACGCTGCAGGCGGTCCGGCATTCTGCGGTGCTCAGCGCCACGTCGGCCGCCTGGGCCCGCCCGGCGGTGCCGCTGGGGACCGATCCGGCGGCCTGGCCGGCCCGCGGTTAA
- a CDS encoding efflux RND transporter periplasmic adaptor subunit — MREHFLRNLRLRRTWWIAAACVAAGVAVGGYELAQFKQPGRGHTDISSQSRRSADRYTPTPAEWASLTIEPVSDRSFRAEHVTEGKIAIDEDRATPVFSPYAGRVTKLLARPGDHVTKGQPLFSIEAPDTVQAQNDFITASTALNKAKSQLDLAQLQDKRARDLFEGKAVPLKDYQQAQATLVTAQNDFQSATTALEAARNRLRILGLSESAISAFQDKGNINPETTIVAPIAGTVVQRKVGPGQYVNSGSSDPVYMIGDLSTVWLTAFVRESEAADVAEGQDISFKVLALPGRTLTGRIDYVAAAIDPTTRRLTVRATIDNPGGLLKPEMFANVTIYSPSDHPAVGVPRQALIYEGDQVRVWVAHDDRSIELRTVKPGLSAGDLVEVTGNLRPGEKVITRGSLFIDRAATG; from the coding sequence ATGCGCGAACATTTTCTTCGAAATCTGCGTCTTCGGCGCACCTGGTGGATCGCGGCTGCGTGCGTTGCGGCCGGCGTTGCCGTGGGCGGTTACGAGCTGGCTCAGTTCAAGCAGCCCGGTCGCGGCCACACCGATATTTCCAGCCAGTCGCGCCGCAGTGCCGACCGCTACACCCCGACCCCGGCCGAATGGGCCAGCCTGACGATCGAGCCGGTGAGCGACCGCAGCTTCCGCGCCGAGCACGTCACCGAAGGCAAGATCGCGATCGACGAAGACCGCGCCACCCCGGTGTTCTCGCCCTATGCGGGCCGGGTGACCAAGCTGCTGGCGCGCCCCGGCGACCACGTCACCAAGGGCCAGCCGCTGTTTTCGATCGAAGCGCCCGACACCGTCCAGGCTCAGAACGATTTCATCACCGCCTCGACCGCGCTCAACAAGGCGAAGTCGCAGCTCGACCTGGCGCAGCTTCAGGACAAGCGCGCCCGCGATCTGTTCGAAGGCAAGGCGGTGCCACTGAAGGACTATCAGCAGGCCCAGGCGACGCTGGTCACCGCGCAGAACGATTTCCAGTCGGCCACCACGGCGCTCGAAGCCGCGCGTAACCGGCTGCGCATTCTCGGTCTCAGCGAGTCCGCGATCTCGGCGTTCCAGGACAAGGGCAATATCAATCCCGAGACCACCATCGTGGCGCCGATCGCCGGCACCGTGGTGCAACGCAAGGTCGGTCCGGGCCAGTACGTCAACTCCGGCTCCAGCGATCCCGTCTATATGATCGGCGATCTGTCGACGGTGTGGCTGACCGCTTTCGTCCGCGAAAGCGAAGCTGCCGATGTCGCCGAAGGCCAGGACATCAGCTTCAAGGTGCTGGCGTTGCCGGGCCGCACGCTGACCGGCCGGATCGACTACGTCGCCGCGGCGATCGATCCGACCACCCGCCGGCTGACGGTGCGGGCCACCATCGACAATCCCGGCGGGCTGCTGAAGCCGGAAATGTTCGCCAACGTCACGATCTACTCGCCGTCGGATCATCCGGCCGTGGGCGTGCCGCGCCAGGCGCTGATCTACGAAGGCGACCAGGTTCGGGTCTGGGTCGCGCATGACGACCGCTCGATCGAGCTGCGCACGGTGAAGCCGGGCCTGTCGGCCGGCGATCTGGTCGAAGTCACCGGCAATCTGCGTCCGGGCGAAAAGGTCATCACCCGCGGCAGCCTGTTCATCGATCGGGCTGCCACCGGGTAA